The Crateriforma spongiae DNA window GCGGCAGCGACGCCGCCCAGTAATCCGCCCAAGTGAGCGCCGTTGGCAACGTTGCCGATCAGTGGCGTCATGCAAATCACCAGCCATCCCAGCATCAGCATGACGTTCTGGGGTGGCATGCGGATCGGGTACAGGGCTTCGACCTTCGGACGAATCCAGATGTATCCGAACAGTCCGAACACTGCACCGGAGGCACCGATGGCGAACGGTGATCCTTGCAACGACGGGGGCAACCAGTCGGGCAGCAGCACCTGCACCAGCATTCCCGCGATCTGGCTGACCAGCACCAGACCGGCGAAAAACAGCGACCCGTGCAGTCGTTCCAGCGACGACCCCAAGGTGTAGATCCACAGCATGTTGAACAGCAGGTGAATCACGCTGCCGTGCAAAAACATCGGTGTGATCAGACGCCAAACTTGGCCCTTTTTTAACGATGCCAAGCTGTCGCCACCGTCCGCGGTCGCGAACACCGTCCAGTCGACCACTTCACCACGTTCGCTTTGCAAGGTTGCATAGTCGTAGCGGTCGACAAACGACATCGCCAAATAACTTTTGGTTTCCAACGAGAGGTTGTCCCGAAAATCGGCGTTCCGGGGATCCGCCCAATCGACGTTGCCAAAGTTGGTCCCAAAGCTGGCCAGGACCGAAATTGCAATGATCCCGATGGTCAGCGGGATGTTCGCCTGACGCATGCGTCCCATCCCCGGACCGCCGGTGGGTACCGAACGGATGTTCTTCTGCATCCGCTGTTGCTGTTTGGCCTGCTCGCTGCGAATTTTTTTGACCTGATCACCCACGTCATAGCGGGGGGCACCCGGGTCTTGGCGGAACGTGCCGAGTTCGGTTCGGGCCGCTTCCACGTCCGATTCGTCACGGATCCAGACGTCGCATCCGTCGGATTCCTGTTCCCACGTCGCGTCGATCTGGCGTGTTAACAGATAGTCGCAAAACCGGCGGGCGTCCCTGGGCTGTGAAAGAGTCCCGATTTTTCGCATGAATGAGGGGGGGATGGGGGGAGTTAAAGCGTGGCCAATGGCGGATTGGATGGTTCG harbors:
- a CDS encoding rhomboid family intramembrane serine protease, giving the protein MRKIGTLSQPRDARRFCDYLLTRQIDATWEQESDGCDVWIRDESDVEAARTELGTFRQDPGAPRYDVGDQVKKIRSEQAKQQQRMQKNIRSVPTGGPGMGRMRQANIPLTIGIIAISVLASFGTNFGNVDWADPRNADFRDNLSLETKSYLAMSFVDRYDYATLQSERGEVVDWTVFATADGGDSLASLKKGQVWRLITPMFLHGSVIHLLFNMLWIYTLGSSLERLHGSLFFAGLVLVSQIAGMLVQVLLPDWLPPSLQGSPFAIGASGAVFGLFGYIWIRPKVEALYPIRMPPQNVMLMLGWLVICMTPLIGNVANGAHLGGLLGGVAAAYLWPGRVT